Proteins found in one Quercus robur chromosome 2, dhQueRobu3.1, whole genome shotgun sequence genomic segment:
- the LOC126714701 gene encoding GPI inositol-deacylase isoform X2: MEGFKAKFRVVALVALVIWIGLAALYDLLRPVSNGCIMTYMYPTYIPISASEGVSSAKYALYLYHEGWRKIDFKEHIKKLSGVPVLFIPGNGGSYKQVRSLAAESDRAYQGGPLERTFYQEASLTPEEGGADFDSAGFQLPNQYTSRLDWFAVDLEGEHSAMDGGILEEHTEYVVNAIHRILDQYKESYDVRAKEGAATSGNLPKSVILVGHSMGGFVARAAIIHPRLRKAAVATVLTLSSPHQSPPVTLQPSLGHYFAHVNQQWRKGYEVQTSHTVHYVSDPILSHVVVVSVSGGYNDYQVRTKLESLDGIVPPTNGFMISSTGMKNVWLSMEHQAILWCNQLVVQVSHTILSLIDSRTGQPFPDTQKRLTIFTRMLRSGIPQTFNWMMQSHLASQESKHVLVKDVKDAAGSLVHASTACPRNVYWGDDGFERDIYIQTTTVTVLAMDGRRRWLDIQKLGSNGKSHFIFVTNLAPCSGVRLHLWPEKGLSTSSLPLSSRVLEVTSKMVPIPSGPAPTQIEPGSQTEQPPPSAVFRLGPEDMHGFRFLTISVAPRPTVSGRPPPAASMAVGQFFNPEEGKIELPPLLMLQSIYSQKDMLVKEDHPLVLNLSFTISLGLLPATLSLETAGCGIKNSGLQDEAADVESSRLCKLRCFPPVALVWDETSGLHIFPNMYSKKIVVDSSPALWTSTMGSDKTTVLLLVDPHCSYKTSIAVSATAAAGRFLLLYGPQIIGFSIAVILFALMRQARAWDLDLPMPSMVTAVETNLRMPLPFFLLAIVPILVSLFLSFLMSQPFPPLASFIIVSVICYLFANGSIIILVLVSQLVFYVAAIVHIFIKTRWEVWEGKVNFACVRWFINLSSSFFSLKVVRVLQGNPSLVTALAAIILVFLVHPALGLFVLLFSHSLCCHSMLCCFLTASFRSHARRKELFDYKNKGNDGSRQFTSKSDGRSNQRLPLEENSSNSPDSSKSFGDTQLEIFHHRHGLLILHLVAALMFVPSLAACLQRMGMGQSFPWFLDTALCTGVILHGICLTKPEFNCFLFSFPSIRSTEVRLDFIYLVAGYYSFLCGLALVPDRVFYIMAAIGIISFALRIVHRRNIEKGEVYMVSRKHSHRH; this comes from the exons ATGGAAGGTTTCAAAGCAAAATTTAGAGTGGTGGCTCTTGTTGCTCTAGTGATATGGATTGGACTTGCTGCATTGTATGACTTGTTAAGACCGGTTTCGAATGGTTGTATCATGACATACATGTATCCAACCTATATTCCGATCTCAGCATCGGAAGGCGTGTCATCAGCAAAGTATGCCTTGTATTTGTACCATGAAGGATGGAGAAAGATAGATTTTAAGGAGCACATCAAGAAGCTAAGCGGCGTGCCCGTACTTTTTATTCCGGGCAATGGTGGTAGCTACAAACAG GTACGATCCTTGGCAGCAGAATCTGATAGGGCTTATCAAGGAGGCCCTCTTGAGCGTACATTTTATCAAGAAGCCTCCTTAACTCCTGAAGAGGGAGGGGCAGATTTCGATTCAGCTGGATTTCAACTACCCAACCAATATACTAGCAGGCTGGACTGGTTTGCTGTTGATCTTGAAGGTGAACATTCAGCAATGGATGGTGGAATACTCGAAGAGCACACAGAATATGTTGTAAATGCCATTCACAGG ATTTTGGATCAGTACAAAGAATCTTATGATGTTCGAGCAAAAGAAGGAGCTGCAACCTCTGGGAATTTGCCAAAAAGTGTGATATTGGTTGGTCACTCTATGGGTGGTTTTGTTGCTAGAGCTGCTATTATCCATCCTCGTTTGAGGAAGGCAGCAGTTGCAACTGTTCTTACGCTTTCAAGTCCACACCA ATCACCTCCTGTGACATTGCAGCCTTCCTTGGGTCACTATTTTGCACACGTAAATCAGCAATGGAGAAAGGGATATGAAGTCCAAACTAGTCACACAGTACATTATGTGTCTGATCCTATACTCTCTCATGTTGTTGTTGTGTCTGTTTCTGGTGGTTATAATGATTATCAG gtgAGGACGAAATTAGAATCCCTTGATGGTATTGTGCCTCCTACCAATGGCTTTATGATCAGTAGTACTGGCATGAAAAATGTGTGGTTGTCAATGGAACATCAGGCTATTCTATGGTGTAATCAGCTAGTTGTCCAA GTGTCCCACACTATTCTGAGTTTGATAGACTCCAGAACAGGCCAACCATTTCCTGACACTCAAAAGAGACTAACAATATTCACAAGAATGCTTCGTAGTGGCATACCACAGACCTTCAATTGGATGATGCAATCACACTTAGCATCTCAGGAGTCGAAACATGTTCTGGTTAAGGATGTCAAAGATGCTGCTG GATCTCTGGTGCATGCATCAACAGCATGTCCCAGAAACGTTTATTGGGGTGATGATGGCTTtgagagggatatatatatCCAGACAACCACTGTCACTGTTTTAGCAATGGATGGTCGGAGGCGATGGTTGGACATACAGAAACTG GGGTCTAATGGGAAAAGCCACTTCATATTCGTGACAAACCTTGCTCCTTGTTCTGGGGTTAGACTTCATCTATGGCCTGAAAAGGGATTATCAACTTCAAGCTTGCCTCTGAGTAGTAGGGTTCTCGAGGTGACTTCAAAAATGGTGCCTATTCCATCAGGACCTGCACCAACACAG ATTGAACCTGGGAGTCAGACTGAGCAACCTCCTCCATCGGCTGTCTTTCGGTTGGGGCCAGAGGATATGCATGGATTCAGATTTCTGACCATCTCAGTTGCACCCCGCCCG ACTGTCTCAGGCAGACCTCCACCAGCAGCATCCATGGCAGTTGGGCAGTTCTTTAATCCAGAGGAAGGAAAGATAGAGTTACCTCCCTTGTTGATGCTTCAATCTATCTATTCTCAGAAG GATATGCTTGTGAAGGAGGATCACCCTCTTGTTCTCAATCTGTCTTTCACCATTAGCTTAGGCCTTCTACCTGCTACTTTGTCTTTGGAAACTGCAGGCTGTGGAATTAAAAATTCTGGGCTTCAAGATGAGGCTGCAGATGTAGAAAGCAGCA GGCTTTGTAAACTACGCTGTTTCCCCCCTGTAGCACTTGTGTGGGATGAAACATCTGGTCTTCATATATTTCCGAATATGTACAGTAAGAAAATTGTAGTCGACTCCTCACCGGCACTTTGGACTTCAACTATGGGTTCTGACAAAACCACGGTTTTGTTGCTG GTAGACCCACATTGTTCGTATAAAACAAGCATTGCTGTCTCTGCCACTGCAGCTGCCGGCAGATTTTTGCTTTTGTATGGTCCACAG ATAATTGGTTTCTCCATTGCTGTAATCTTATTTGCTCTGATGCGACAAGCACGGGCTTGGGATCTTGATCTACCCATGCCATCAATGGTAACAGCTGTGGAAACCAATTTGAGAATGCCATTGCCATTTTTTCTCCTTGCCATCGTCCCAATTTTAGTCTCTTTGTTCCTGTCCTTTTTGATGTCCCAACCATTTCCTCCATTAGCTAGCTTCATCATCGTCTCAgtgatttgttatttatttgcaAATGGGTCCATTATCATCCTCGTTTTGGTGTCCCAATTGGTCTTCTATGTGGCTGCCATtgtacatatttttattaagacAAG GTGGGAAGTGTGGGAAGGAAAAGTTAATTTTGCATGTGTTCGCTGGTTTATTAATCTGTCCTCCAGCTTTTTCTCATTAAAG GTAGTAAGGGTTCTACAGGGCAATCCGTCACTTGTTACAGCTCTAGCTGCAATTATCTTGGTATTCTTGGTTCATCCAGCATTGGGATTATTTGTACTtctcttctctcactctctgtGCTGTCACAGTATGCTGTGCTG TTTTTTGACGGCTTCCTTTCGCAGTCATGCACGGAGAAAGGAATTATTTGATTATAAGAATAAAGGCAATGATGGGTCTCGGCAGTTTACATCCAAATCTGATGGAAGATCCAACCAGAGATTGCCTTTGGAAGAGAACAGTTCCAATAGTCCAGACTCTTCAAAAAGCTTTGGTGACACACAATTGGAGATCTTTCATCACCGGCATGGCTTGTTGATTTTGCATCTTGTTGCAGCACTAATGTTTGTTCCCTCACTTGCGGCTTGTTTGCAG AGAATGGGGATGGGTCAAAGCTTTCCTTGGTTCCTGGATACAGCTCTTTGCACTGGTGTCATCCTTCATGGAATTTGCCTTACAAAGCCAGAGTTTAATTGCTTCTTGTTCTCTTTCCCTAGCATCCGAAGTACAGAAGTGAGACTTGACTTTATCTATCTGGTTGCCGGATACTATTCCTTTCTGTGTGGCCTGGCCTTGGTTCCAGACAGAGTGTTTTATATCATGGCCGCTATTGGCATCATTTCCTTTGCTTTGAGAA
- the LOC126714701 gene encoding GPI inositol-deacylase isoform X5, which translates to MDGGILEEHTEYVVNAIHRILDQYKESYDVRAKEGAATSGNLPKSVILVGHSMGGFVARAAIIHPRLRKAAVATVLTLSSPHQSPPVTLQPSLGHYFAHVNQQWRKGYEVQTSHTVHYVSDPILSHVVVVSVSGGYNDYQVRTKLESLDGIVPPTNGFMISSTGMKNVWLSMEHQAILWCNQLVVQVSHTILSLIDSRTGQPFPDTQKRLTIFTRMLRSGIPQTFNWMMQSHLASQESKHVLVKDVKDAAGSLVHASTACPRNVYWGDDGFERDIYIQTTTVTVLAMDGRRRWLDIQKLGSNGKSHFIFVTNLAPCSGVRLHLWPEKGLSTSSLPLSSRVLEVTSKMVPIPSGPAPTQIEPGSQTEQPPPSAVFRLGPEDMHGFRFLTISVAPRPTVSGRPPPAASMAVGQFFNPEEGKIELPPLLMLQSIYSQKQDMLVKEDHPLVLNLSFTISLGLLPATLSLETAGCGIKNSGLQDEAADVESSRLCKLRCFPPVALVWDETSGLHIFPNMYSKKIVVDSSPALWTSTMGSDKTTVLLLVDPHCSYKTSIAVSATAAAGRFLLLYGPQIIGFSIAVILFALMRQARAWDLDLPMPSMVTAVETNLRMPLPFFLLAIVPILVSLFLSFLMSQPFPPLASFIIVSVICYLFANGSIIILVLVSQLVFYVAAIVHIFIKTRWEVWEGKVNFACVRWFINLSSSFFSLKVVRVLQGNPSLVTALAAIILVFLVHPALGLFVLLFSHSLCCHSMLCCFLTASFRSHARRKELFDYKNKGNDGSRQFTSKSDGRSNQRLPLEENSSNSPDSSKSFGDTQLEIFHHRHGLLILHLVAALMFVPSLAACLQRMGMGQSFPWFLDTALCTGVILHGICLTKPEFNCFLFSFPSIRSTEVRLDFIYLVAGYYSFLCGLALVPDRVFYIMAAIGIISFALRIVHRRNIEKGEVYMVSRKHSHRH; encoded by the exons ATGGATGGTGGAATACTCGAAGAGCACACAGAATATGTTGTAAATGCCATTCACAGG ATTTTGGATCAGTACAAAGAATCTTATGATGTTCGAGCAAAAGAAGGAGCTGCAACCTCTGGGAATTTGCCAAAAAGTGTGATATTGGTTGGTCACTCTATGGGTGGTTTTGTTGCTAGAGCTGCTATTATCCATCCTCGTTTGAGGAAGGCAGCAGTTGCAACTGTTCTTACGCTTTCAAGTCCACACCA ATCACCTCCTGTGACATTGCAGCCTTCCTTGGGTCACTATTTTGCACACGTAAATCAGCAATGGAGAAAGGGATATGAAGTCCAAACTAGTCACACAGTACATTATGTGTCTGATCCTATACTCTCTCATGTTGTTGTTGTGTCTGTTTCTGGTGGTTATAATGATTATCAG gtgAGGACGAAATTAGAATCCCTTGATGGTATTGTGCCTCCTACCAATGGCTTTATGATCAGTAGTACTGGCATGAAAAATGTGTGGTTGTCAATGGAACATCAGGCTATTCTATGGTGTAATCAGCTAGTTGTCCAA GTGTCCCACACTATTCTGAGTTTGATAGACTCCAGAACAGGCCAACCATTTCCTGACACTCAAAAGAGACTAACAATATTCACAAGAATGCTTCGTAGTGGCATACCACAGACCTTCAATTGGATGATGCAATCACACTTAGCATCTCAGGAGTCGAAACATGTTCTGGTTAAGGATGTCAAAGATGCTGCTG GATCTCTGGTGCATGCATCAACAGCATGTCCCAGAAACGTTTATTGGGGTGATGATGGCTTtgagagggatatatatatCCAGACAACCACTGTCACTGTTTTAGCAATGGATGGTCGGAGGCGATGGTTGGACATACAGAAACTG GGGTCTAATGGGAAAAGCCACTTCATATTCGTGACAAACCTTGCTCCTTGTTCTGGGGTTAGACTTCATCTATGGCCTGAAAAGGGATTATCAACTTCAAGCTTGCCTCTGAGTAGTAGGGTTCTCGAGGTGACTTCAAAAATGGTGCCTATTCCATCAGGACCTGCACCAACACAG ATTGAACCTGGGAGTCAGACTGAGCAACCTCCTCCATCGGCTGTCTTTCGGTTGGGGCCAGAGGATATGCATGGATTCAGATTTCTGACCATCTCAGTTGCACCCCGCCCG ACTGTCTCAGGCAGACCTCCACCAGCAGCATCCATGGCAGTTGGGCAGTTCTTTAATCCAGAGGAAGGAAAGATAGAGTTACCTCCCTTGTTGATGCTTCAATCTATCTATTCTCAGAAG CAGGATATGCTTGTGAAGGAGGATCACCCTCTTGTTCTCAATCTGTCTTTCACCATTAGCTTAGGCCTTCTACCTGCTACTTTGTCTTTGGAAACTGCAGGCTGTGGAATTAAAAATTCTGGGCTTCAAGATGAGGCTGCAGATGTAGAAAGCAGCA GGCTTTGTAAACTACGCTGTTTCCCCCCTGTAGCACTTGTGTGGGATGAAACATCTGGTCTTCATATATTTCCGAATATGTACAGTAAGAAAATTGTAGTCGACTCCTCACCGGCACTTTGGACTTCAACTATGGGTTCTGACAAAACCACGGTTTTGTTGCTG GTAGACCCACATTGTTCGTATAAAACAAGCATTGCTGTCTCTGCCACTGCAGCTGCCGGCAGATTTTTGCTTTTGTATGGTCCACAG ATAATTGGTTTCTCCATTGCTGTAATCTTATTTGCTCTGATGCGACAAGCACGGGCTTGGGATCTTGATCTACCCATGCCATCAATGGTAACAGCTGTGGAAACCAATTTGAGAATGCCATTGCCATTTTTTCTCCTTGCCATCGTCCCAATTTTAGTCTCTTTGTTCCTGTCCTTTTTGATGTCCCAACCATTTCCTCCATTAGCTAGCTTCATCATCGTCTCAgtgatttgttatttatttgcaAATGGGTCCATTATCATCCTCGTTTTGGTGTCCCAATTGGTCTTCTATGTGGCTGCCATtgtacatatttttattaagacAAG GTGGGAAGTGTGGGAAGGAAAAGTTAATTTTGCATGTGTTCGCTGGTTTATTAATCTGTCCTCCAGCTTTTTCTCATTAAAG GTAGTAAGGGTTCTACAGGGCAATCCGTCACTTGTTACAGCTCTAGCTGCAATTATCTTGGTATTCTTGGTTCATCCAGCATTGGGATTATTTGTACTtctcttctctcactctctgtGCTGTCACAGTATGCTGTGCTG TTTTTTGACGGCTTCCTTTCGCAGTCATGCACGGAGAAAGGAATTATTTGATTATAAGAATAAAGGCAATGATGGGTCTCGGCAGTTTACATCCAAATCTGATGGAAGATCCAACCAGAGATTGCCTTTGGAAGAGAACAGTTCCAATAGTCCAGACTCTTCAAAAAGCTTTGGTGACACACAATTGGAGATCTTTCATCACCGGCATGGCTTGTTGATTTTGCATCTTGTTGCAGCACTAATGTTTGTTCCCTCACTTGCGGCTTGTTTGCAG AGAATGGGGATGGGTCAAAGCTTTCCTTGGTTCCTGGATACAGCTCTTTGCACTGGTGTCATCCTTCATGGAATTTGCCTTACAAAGCCAGAGTTTAATTGCTTCTTGTTCTCTTTCCCTAGCATCCGAAGTACAGAAGTGAGACTTGACTTTATCTATCTGGTTGCCGGATACTATTCCTTTCTGTGTGGCCTGGCCTTGGTTCCAGACAGAGTGTTTTATATCATGGCCGCTATTGGCATCATTTCCTTTGCTTTGAGAA